The following coding sequences lie in one Cyanobacterium sp. Dongsha4 genomic window:
- a CDS encoding FAD-binding oxidoreductase, translating into MINYKLVQEELGNIKQITEEEKIKKLSQDYYYFSPILSEKLADKTGDLVVQPTSEAEVLHIAKICVKHQIPITIRGAGTGNYGQCIPLNGGIILDMTEMNKIQWIKSGIARVEAGVKMSVLEREANKQGWELRMIPSTYKIATLGGFIGGGSGGIGSINYGQLRDRGNVHKVKVVTLEKEPRIIELIGDETQQINHAYGTNGIVTEIEIPLAPAYNWSDFIVVFDDFMNAVKFGQVLSDSDGIIKKLVSIHAYPIPNYFLALKSYLPQGKSCAFLTIADNSFLPLQELVKEFKGEITYNPQDESEKPLKLIEFTWNHTTFHARNIDPSLTYLQTFFWNLEQVEKMYKHFGDEVMIHLEFLRVGGKAIPAGLQLVKFTSEKRLNEIIKYHEDNGANIANPHTYILEDGGRKKVEPEQLKFKHMVDPFGLMNQGKMRAWNQ; encoded by the coding sequence ATGATTAATTATAAGTTAGTTCAAGAAGAATTAGGAAATATTAAGCAAATTACAGAAGAAGAAAAAATAAAAAAACTCTCTCAAGACTACTATTATTTTAGTCCAATATTGTCAGAAAAATTAGCTGATAAAACAGGAGATTTGGTCGTACAACCAACCAGCGAGGCTGAAGTTCTACACATTGCAAAAATTTGTGTAAAACATCAAATTCCAATTACGATTAGAGGAGCAGGTACTGGCAATTATGGTCAGTGTATCCCTCTCAATGGGGGAATTATACTAGACATGACAGAAATGAATAAAATTCAGTGGATAAAATCTGGTATTGCTCGAGTTGAAGCGGGAGTGAAAATGAGTGTTTTGGAAAGGGAGGCTAATAAGCAAGGATGGGAATTAAGAATGATTCCTTCTACTTATAAAATTGCTACTTTAGGAGGATTTATTGGCGGTGGTAGTGGTGGAATTGGCTCAATTAATTATGGTCAATTAAGAGATAGAGGAAATGTACATAAAGTTAAAGTTGTTACTTTAGAAAAAGAACCAAGAATTATTGAATTAATAGGAGATGAAACTCAACAAATTAATCATGCTTATGGCACAAATGGTATTGTTACGGAAATAGAAATTCCTCTTGCTCCTGCTTATAATTGGTCAGATTTTATCGTGGTTTTTGATGACTTTATGAATGCTGTAAAATTTGGTCAAGTCTTATCTGATAGTGATGGAATTATTAAAAAATTAGTTAGTATCCATGCTTATCCTATTCCTAACTATTTTTTAGCTCTTAAATCTTACTTGCCACAGGGAAAAAGTTGTGCTTTTTTAACTATTGCTGATAATTCTTTTTTACCTTTACAAGAATTAGTGAAAGAATTTAAGGGAGAAATAACTTATAATCCTCAAGATGAATCTGAAAAACCTTTAAAACTCATCGAATTTACTTGGAATCATACCACGTTTCATGCTAGAAACATTGACCCCAGTTTGACATATTTACAAACTTTTTTTTGGAATTTAGAGCAAGTAGAGAAAATGTATAAACACTTTGGGGATGAAGTTATGATTCATTTGGAATTTTTAAGGGTAGGAGGAAAAGCTATTCCTGCTGGATTACAGTTGGTTAAATTCACTTCAGAAAAACGACTTAATGAGATTATAAAATATCATGAGGATAATGGGGCGAATATTGCCAATCCACACACTTATATTTTAGAAGATGGAGGTAGAAAAAAAGTAGAACCTGAACAACTTAAATTTAAACACATGGTTGATCCTTTTGGGTTAATGAATCAAGGTAAAATGAGAGCATGGAATCAATAA
- a CDS encoding HD domain-containing phosphohydrolase, protein MHVDSTLNQLKNLLGEDKLPSSYGVYFKNTLVALCHALEDHILQHHYEEEKYKPLLFVTFQKGKWYLQEAERYRDLAIHSRHITIAAVADSGFADHPTSQLANVDLIHLAEDDCLVQEWNLVILAPDYAAMVLCRELSPEEYYQGGEPQIDTERKFYGLWTFDRTLVEKAFTILTQSTSHYNPSLTEKLHQERSHLKNIPASGAVDLSGVVNRIVSYLQMSQEELYTVNRQTRELRDLEGQALKLNRNLGASKLQAFLRMAQRVDQNDPYNPCASLQVSALAETLGQILDLPTLRLRRLRLAGLLFRIGLAEAPQEVFARKSQNPETAQFWKDRPILSSRLLSSMSELQPINEIVLHQLEYWDGSGSPDGLKGTQIPLEARILGLVSYFQELTQPRGDRPAYSPSTALEKCQGYSGTRFDPDLVESLKTVIRLTEIGLMQLPNRPTQLPPVWLEE, encoded by the coding sequence ATGCACGTAGATTCTACATTGAATCAGTTAAAGAATCTTCTTGGAGAAGACAAATTACCCTCTAGCTATGGTGTTTATTTTAAAAATACTTTAGTTGCCCTTTGTCATGCCTTAGAAGATCATATTCTACAACATCATTATGAGGAAGAAAAATATAAACCATTATTGTTTGTAACCTTCCAGAAAGGGAAATGGTACTTACAAGAAGCAGAGCGCTATCGAGATTTAGCCATTCATTCCCGTCATATTACTATAGCGGCAGTGGCAGACAGTGGTTTTGCTGATCATCCTACCAGTCAATTGGCAAACGTGGACTTAATTCATCTTGCAGAGGATGATTGTTTAGTACAAGAGTGGAATTTAGTTATTTTAGCTCCTGATTATGCGGCGATGGTGCTTTGTCGGGAGTTATCCCCCGAAGAATATTATCAAGGTGGTGAGCCTCAAATAGATACGGAAAGAAAATTTTATGGTTTATGGACTTTTGATCGCACCCTAGTAGAAAAGGCTTTTACCATCTTAACTCAAAGCACTTCCCATTATAACCCCAGTTTAACGGAAAAATTGCATCAAGAGCGATCGCATCTCAAAAATATTCCTGCCAGTGGTGCAGTGGATTTATCAGGGGTAGTAAATCGCATTGTTTCATACTTGCAAATGAGTCAAGAAGAATTGTACACCGTTAATCGCCAAACAAGAGAATTAAGGGATTTAGAAGGACAAGCCCTCAAATTAAATCGCAATTTAGGAGCTAGTAAACTACAGGCATTTTTACGCATGGCACAAAGAGTTGATCAAAATGACCCTTATAACCCCTGTGCCAGTTTACAGGTATCAGCCCTTGCAGAAACCCTTGGACAAATTCTTGATTTACCAACTTTGCGATTGAGAAGGTTAAGATTGGCAGGATTATTATTCCGTATTGGCTTGGCAGAAGCTCCCCAAGAGGTATTCGCCCGAAAAAGTCAAAATCCTGAAACAGCACAATTTTGGAAGGATAGACCCATTCTTAGTTCCCGTTTACTCTCATCTATGAGTGAATTACAACCAATTAACGAAATTGTATTACATCAGTTAGAATATTGGGATGGCAGTGGTAGTCCTGACGGTTTAAAAGGTACACAGATACCCCTAGAAGCTCGAATTTTAGGCTTAGTTAGTTATTTTCAAGAATTAACTCAACCAAGAGGCGATCGCCCTGCCTATAGTCCTTCTACTGCTTTAGAAAAATGTCAAGGTTACAGTGGTACTCGTTTCGATCCTGATTTAGTGGAATCCTTAAAAACCGTTATTCGCCTTACAGAAATAGGCTTAATGCAATTACCGAATCGTCCTACCCAACTACCACCGGTTTGGTTAGAGGAGTAG
- a CDS encoding mechanosensitive ion channel family protein: MSITLDYELFFKLGIVVTIILGIIIIFNYFKKLIVYLTEQFIPYQSRKFYSEVIKPDLGFLTLIWFLSLGDIALLINNFPPPVKVSEIILSLVISILTIWLGVKWFKPLFDNYLLDAALQSQKKINSEFLIVGKYSANAIIFLLIIFIFAQVHSINLFGLLASLGIGGLAVAFAAQKTLEQLLGGVVIYLDRPFVLDDYIGLPDGTFGRVESIGLRSTKIRVSGKGTLMVIPNSSLTQTNIENFTGAKKVISLVYLTFYSTLELDEMALIRQIILDSTKDIFGIDPKNTEVKFKQVNKNERKEFSQAQISFFLLGSEQVSMDLRRQLLNIANQNIRQKLEEYGIDFTLEDDSINVDSPITI, encoded by the coding sequence ATGAGTATCACGCTGGATTATGAGCTTTTTTTTAAGTTAGGAATAGTTGTAACTATTATTTTAGGCATTATTATAATTTTCAATTATTTTAAGAAGCTAATTGTATATTTAACAGAGCAATTTATTCCTTATCAAAGCAGAAAATTTTATTCGGAAGTTATTAAACCTGATTTGGGTTTTTTGACATTGATTTGGTTTTTATCTTTGGGTGACATTGCCTTACTAATTAATAATTTTCCTCCACCAGTGAAAGTGAGTGAAATTATTTTAAGTTTAGTTATTTCAATTTTAACTATTTGGTTGGGAGTAAAATGGTTTAAGCCTTTATTTGACAATTACCTACTTGATGCGGCTTTACAAAGTCAAAAAAAGATTAATAGTGAATTTTTAATTGTTGGTAAATATTCGGCTAATGCAATTATATTCTTACTAATTATATTCATTTTTGCTCAGGTACATAGCATTAATTTATTTGGCTTATTAGCTAGTTTAGGAATTGGAGGATTAGCTGTTGCTTTTGCGGCACAAAAAACCCTTGAACAATTATTAGGAGGAGTGGTAATATATTTAGACCGTCCATTTGTTCTTGATGACTATATTGGTTTGCCTGATGGTACTTTTGGCAGGGTAGAATCTATCGGCTTGAGATCAACAAAAATCAGAGTGTCAGGAAAAGGAACATTAATGGTAATTCCTAATAGTTCTTTAACTCAAACAAATATTGAAAATTTTACAGGAGCAAAAAAAGTTATTTCTCTTGTTTATTTAACTTTTTATAGTACCTTAGAACTAGACGAAATGGCGTTGATTAGACAGATTATTTTAGATAGCACTAAAGATATTTTTGGCATTGATCCGAAGAATACGGAAGTCAAATTTAAACAAGTAAATAAGAATGAGAGAAAAGAATTTAGTCAGGCACAAATTAGTTTTTTCTTGTTAGGTTCGGAACAAGTTTCTATGGATTTACGCCGTCAGTTATTAAATATTGCTAATCAAAATATTCGTCAAAAGTTAGAAGAGTACGGTATAGATTTTACTTTAGAAGATGACAGTATTAATGTGGATTCACCTATAACAATTTAA
- the msrA gene encoding peptide-methionine (S)-S-oxide reductase MsrA produces MSKILAIIISVFLILTPSANAQTEKIQTATFAGGCFWCMEPPYDKIEGVISTTSGYTGGNVKNPTYKQVSKGQTGHAEAVQVKYDSSKVNYATLLDIFWKNIDPTVKNRQFCDVGNQYRSAIFYHSEEQKQLALASRDKVEKQLNEKIYTQITPVKDFYPAEEYHQDYYKKNPLLYKYYRFRCGRDQRLEEIWGS; encoded by the coding sequence ATGAGCAAAATACTGGCCATCATAATTTCTGTATTCCTAATTTTAACTCCTTCTGCTAATGCTCAAACAGAGAAGATACAAACTGCAACATTTGCTGGGGGATGTTTTTGGTGCATGGAACCTCCCTACGACAAAATAGAAGGAGTAATCTCTACCACCTCTGGTTACACTGGCGGTAATGTCAAAAACCCTACTTACAAACAAGTGAGTAAAGGGCAAACAGGTCATGCTGAAGCAGTTCAAGTTAAATATGATAGTAGCAAGGTTAACTACGCTACGCTCTTAGATATTTTCTGGAAAAATATTGACCCTACCGTGAAAAATCGCCAATTTTGTGATGTTGGAAATCAATATCGTAGTGCGATTTTTTACCACAGTGAAGAGCAAAAACAACTCGCTTTAGCTAGTCGAGACAAAGTTGAAAAGCAGTTAAATGAAAAAATTTATACCCAAATTACTCCAGTTAAAGACTTTTATCCTGCTGAAGAGTATCATCAAGACTATTACAAGAAAAATCCCTTATTGTATAAGTACTATCGTTTTCGCTGTGGTAGAGATCAGAGATTGGAGGAAATTTGGGGAAGTTAG
- a CDS encoding mechanosensitive ion channel family protein, with protein sequence MNVINDLIISWLTQENQAIITKLSLEFGFFFLLIVVSFIAGRYTPNLCILGISRLSKQPLNEFSEKIIQPLKGIFRLTGTLILWSLSLNFIINYQGLYRVLNFIVDLSLILSMAWLASRLFRQIVLIYGVDLIQKLGKEVDELLLVLETVINVIIGFVAAVAFAKRLEINLVGLLASLGLGGIAIAFAAQKTLEQLLGTCVLYLDRPFIVGEYIRLNNGLYGRVESIGLRSTKIRIPGKGTLMIVPNSMMANVEIENITRGKKVMVLLYLDFARILEDSEQALVEDIVKKCTNALFGIDPDSTKVALFIPEKQSQTRARVTFFILGSNESSIKLRKRLLELANENISEQLLTYGINFIMQEPTIYVESPVTL encoded by the coding sequence ATGAATGTTATTAATGATTTAATCATCTCATGGCTAACCCAAGAAAATCAAGCTATTATTACGAAATTATCTTTGGAATTTGGTTTTTTTTTCTTATTAATAGTAGTTAGTTTTATTGCAGGAAGATACACTCCTAATCTTTGTATTTTAGGTATTTCTCGATTATCAAAACAACCTTTAAATGAATTTTCTGAGAAAATAATACAACCTTTAAAAGGTATATTTAGGTTAACTGGAACACTAATTTTATGGTCATTATCTCTCAATTTTATTATTAATTATCAAGGTCTTTATCGAGTTCTTAATTTTATTGTTGACCTTAGTTTAATTTTGAGTATGGCATGGTTAGCTTCTCGCTTATTTCGACAAATAGTTTTAATTTATGGTGTTGATTTAATTCAAAAATTAGGGAAAGAAGTTGATGAGTTATTGTTGGTTTTAGAGACTGTTATTAACGTTATTATTGGCTTTGTGGCGGCGGTTGCCTTTGCCAAAAGGTTAGAAATAAATTTGGTGGGACTTTTGGCCAGTTTGGGGTTGGGGGGAATTGCGATCGCATTTGCGGCTCAGAAAACTCTTGAACAATTATTAGGTACTTGTGTTCTTTATTTAGATAGACCTTTTATTGTGGGTGAGTATATTCGTCTCAATAATGGTTTGTATGGTAGGGTAGAATCGATCGGATTAAGGTCAACGAAGATTAGAATACCGGGAAAAGGTACATTAATGATTGTGCCTAATTCGATGATGGCAAATGTGGAGATTGAAAATATCACTAGAGGCAAAAAAGTCATGGTGTTACTTTATCTTGATTTTGCGAGGATTCTCGAAGATAGTGAACAAGCCTTAGTAGAAGATATTGTCAAAAAATGCACAAACGCTTTATTCGGTATTGACCCTGATAGTACAAAAGTAGCTCTTTTTATTCCCGAAAAGCAATCCCAAACAAGAGCAAGGGTAACATTTTTTATTTTGGGTTCAAATGAAAGCTCAATTAAACTGAGAAAAAGACTTTTAGAATTAGCTAACGAAAATATTTCTGAGCAGTTGTTAACCTATGGTATTAACTTTATTATGCAAGAGCCAACTATTTATGTAGAATCCCCTGTTACTTTATAA
- a CDS encoding cyclic nucleotide-binding domain-containing protein codes for MLEPSEVVDLFFNHLPVKTFQPGEIIFRQEEKGNCMFALMSGEVELRKDDQVVEIIHQRDVFGEGALVQPEHNRCTTAIALTECKIAELNRERFLFLLQETPLFSLEIVRSLSSRLRKVKQKLLK; via the coding sequence ATGCTAGAACCAAGTGAAGTAGTAGATCTTTTTTTTAATCATTTACCAGTCAAAACCTTTCAACCTGGAGAGATTATCTTTCGTCAGGAAGAAAAAGGGAATTGTATGTTTGCTTTAATGTCTGGGGAAGTAGAATTAAGAAAAGATGATCAAGTAGTGGAAATAATCCATCAGCGCGATGTTTTCGGAGAAGGTGCTTTGGTTCAACCTGAACATAACAGATGTACCACAGCGATCGCACTTACAGAATGCAAAATAGCGGAATTAAATAGAGAAAGATTTTTATTTTTGTTACAAGAAACCCCTTTATTTTCCTTAGAAATTGTTAGGAGTCTTTCCAGCCGTTTGCGCAAAGTAAAGCAGAAATTATTAAAATAA
- the msrB gene encoding peptide-methionine (R)-S-oxide reductase MsrB has product MKRRTLLSAGLGAFCIAIPSIIAFILGMEESKSEENTSIKKLNLTQAQWKKKLTPAQYHILREEGTEKPFSSALNDEKRKGIYICAGCDLPLFKSEMKYNSGTGWPSFYDTITQAVETKTDFKLLIPRTEYHCARCGGHQGHVFNDGPKPTGKRYCNNGLALKFIPET; this is encoded by the coding sequence ATGAAAAGAAGAACTTTACTAAGTGCAGGTTTAGGGGCTTTTTGTATAGCAATACCTTCAATTATTGCTTTTATCCTAGGAATGGAAGAAAGTAAAAGTGAAGAAAATACATCAATCAAGAAATTGAATCTAACCCAAGCCCAATGGAAAAAAAAATTAACTCCAGCCCAATACCATATCCTAAGAGAAGAAGGAACGGAGAAACCTTTTTCTAGTGCTTTGAATGATGAAAAAAGAAAAGGGATTTATATTTGTGCAGGGTGTGATTTGCCTCTTTTCAAATCAGAAATGAAGTATAACAGTGGAACAGGTTGGCCTAGTTTTTACGATACTATTACTCAAGCAGTGGAAACTAAGACTGATTTTAAATTATTGATTCCCCGCACTGAATATCATTGTGCTAGATGTGGAGGGCATCAAGGTCATGTATTTAATGATGGTCCAAAACCCACGGGAAAAAGGTATTGTAATAATGGTTTAGCCTTAAAATTTATACCCGAAACCTAA
- a CDS encoding acetate kinase: MKVLVLNAGSSSQKSCLYDLDSRQKKPNFISPIWEATIDWTVNLGHTLLKVKSNGQEYSTYLSNHNRLESIKTMLKTMVEGETKVLEHLSNIDVVGHRVVHGGTKYSQATLINPEVKATIKKLIPLAPNHNPAHLEGIESVENILGDIPQVAVFDTAFHTNIPLHAKIYPLNHEFYKRGIQRYGFHGISHEYVSQRTSEILQQSLSNLNLVTCHLGNGCSITAVKNGQSVNTTMGFTPLEGVMMGTRCGSIDPAIVIHLMTEYGYDGEKINHILNKESGLWGMSEISSDLRTILKATSEKNQKAILAVEIYIFRLQEAIASMLPSLGSLDALVFTAGVGENSAFIREKVCQGLGFLGLKLDLEKNNQSLLNENIATADSNSKILIIPTKEDWAIASQCFQLMESKN, encoded by the coding sequence ATGAAAGTCTTAGTTCTTAATGCTGGTTCTAGTTCGCAAAAAAGTTGTTTATATGACTTAGATAGTCGGCAAAAAAAGCCAAATTTTATCTCTCCCATCTGGGAGGCAACTATTGATTGGACAGTGAACTTAGGACATACTTTATTAAAGGTGAAAAGTAATGGTCAAGAATATTCTACCTATTTATCAAACCATAATCGCCTAGAAAGCATTAAGACTATGCTTAAAACGATGGTTGAGGGTGAAACTAAGGTTTTAGAGCATTTATCCAATATAGATGTAGTTGGACATAGAGTGGTTCATGGAGGGACAAAATATTCTCAGGCAACTCTTATCAATCCTGAAGTTAAAGCCACGATTAAAAAATTAATTCCCCTTGCCCCTAATCATAACCCCGCCCATTTAGAAGGGATTGAGAGTGTGGAAAATATTTTGGGAGACATACCCCAAGTAGCTGTATTTGATACTGCCTTTCATACAAATATTCCTCTTCACGCTAAAATTTATCCTCTTAATCATGAATTCTACAAGCGAGGTATTCAACGATATGGTTTTCATGGTATCTCCCATGAATATGTTTCTCAACGTACTTCTGAGATTTTACAGCAATCTTTAAGTAATTTGAACTTAGTTACCTGTCATTTAGGTAATGGTTGCTCAATTACAGCAGTAAAAAATGGGCAAAGTGTTAATACAACCATGGGTTTTACTCCTTTAGAAGGGGTGATGATGGGTACTCGATGTGGTTCTATTGATCCTGCAATCGTAATTCATCTTATGACCGAATATGGCTATGATGGGGAGAAAATTAACCATATTTTGAATAAAGAATCTGGCTTATGGGGAATGTCTGAGATTTCTTCTGATTTAAGAACTATTTTAAAGGCTACATCCGAAAAAAATCAAAAAGCGATTTTGGCAGTAGAAATATATATTTTTCGATTACAAGAAGCGATCGCATCTATGCTACCATCATTAGGTAGTTTAGACGCTTTAGTTTTTACCGCAGGAGTAGGGGAAAATTCTGCTTTTATTCGAGAGAAAGTTTGTCAAGGTTTAGGGTTTCTTGGTTTGAAATTAGATTTAGAGAAAAATAACCAATCCCTCCTCAACGAAAATATTGCCACTGCTGACTCTAACTCTAAGATACTCATTATACCAACAAAAGAAGACTGGGCGATCGCTTCTCAATGTTTTCAATTAATGGAATCGAAAAATTAA
- a CDS encoding glycosyl transferase, translating to MSRPVLYLAITNHGFGHAVRVATVASQVQKLNPDILLVIVTTAPRWLLESYIEGDFIHRLRAFDVGVIQSDSLTMDLGATLEKMKEYCQKEGEIVAGEVDFIRLNKVSLILADIPGMASTIAQKAGIPCWMMSNFGWDFIYQAWGDDFQEVTHWLRSRYEKVERLFRLPLAEDMSSFPLLEDVGLTGGNPRYSCEVLRDKFELIKPKEKTVLLTFGGLGLEAIPYENLASFSDWQFITFAKNAPDLPNLLRIDGHSLRPVDFMPVCGKVASKPGYSTFAESLRLDVPVISITRDGFAEAQILLDGLRNYGYHRIINYADFFEGNWDFLKQDAIAPLTNNKLDKNGTEFIAQEIVNFFGKS from the coding sequence ATGTCTCGACCTGTTCTATACTTAGCTATAACCAATCATGGTTTTGGTCACGCAGTGCGTGTGGCTACGGTAGCTTCACAAGTGCAGAAACTCAATCCCGATATTTTATTGGTAATCGTCACTACTGCACCCCGTTGGTTATTAGAGTCTTATATAGAGGGTGATTTTATTCATCGTTTACGGGCGTTTGATGTGGGGGTTATTCAGTCTGATAGTTTAACCATGGATTTGGGGGCAACTCTGGAAAAAATGAAAGAGTATTGTCAAAAAGAAGGGGAGATTGTAGCAGGAGAGGTGGATTTTATTCGTTTAAATAAGGTTAGCCTAATTTTAGCTGATATTCCGGGGATGGCTTCTACTATTGCCCAAAAAGCTGGTATTCCTTGTTGGATGATGAGTAATTTCGGTTGGGATTTTATCTATCAGGCTTGGGGAGATGATTTTCAAGAAGTTACACATTGGCTCAGAAGTCGTTATGAAAAGGTTGAGCGTTTATTTCGTTTACCTTTAGCAGAGGATATGTCTAGTTTTCCCTTGCTCGAAGATGTAGGTTTAACAGGGGGTAATCCTCGTTATAGTTGTGAAGTTTTAAGGGATAAGTTTGAATTGATTAAGCCAAAGGAGAAAACAGTTTTACTAACTTTTGGAGGATTAGGGTTAGAAGCGATTCCCTACGAAAATCTTGCTAGTTTCTCTGATTGGCAATTTATTACTTTTGCGAAAAATGCCCCTGATTTGCCTAATTTATTAAGAATTGATGGCCATAGTTTACGCCCAGTGGATTTTATGCCCGTATGCGGAAAAGTTGCCTCTAAACCGGGTTATAGCACTTTTGCAGAAAGTTTACGTCTTGATGTGCCTGTAATTAGTATTACCCGTGATGGTTTTGCGGAGGCTCAAATTCTCCTTGATGGTTTACGTAACTATGGCTATCATCGCATTATTAATTATGCTGATTTTTTTGAGGGCAACTGGGATTTCTTAAAACAAGATGCGATCGCACCTTTAACTAATAATAAATTAGACAAAAATGGGACGGAATTTATTGCTCAAGAAATAGTTAATTTTTTTGGTAAATCATAG
- a CDS encoding DEAD/DEAH box helicase — MSRTTRLTYDRGTLILHPPPRGKAWIDYATWDDRIEKFRIQALDYRYLIETLQSEDIDLIDSAKEFYPLDIKLQGHKTPYPHQQEALEAWKQAQRQGVVVLPTAAGKTFLAQMAIASTPRTTLIVVPTLDLMHQWYAEIKASFSNIEVGLLGGGSHDRTPILIATYHSAAIHAKTLGNHYGLLIFDECHHLPTDFFQVIAEESIAPYRLGLTATPEREDGGHHYLNRLIGSVIYRKTPEELSGKTLAQHQVISLKVKLKKEEKQRYEQAIKTRNNFLKENNISLSSLQGWQLFVQASCRSNQGRKAMLAHREAKEISMGTQGKLRLLTELIEKHYPDKILIFTNDNNTVYKISQEYLIPAITYQTPVKERHEILQKYKEGDYKIIVASHVLNEGVDVPSAKIAIILSGTGSTREYIQRLGRILRKANQGEKFAILYEIVAEDTSEEKTSARRKGESNYSVNKPDKKQGEILFYPQINHGFKVAESKTIWGEEE; from the coding sequence ATGAGTCGAACAACTAGACTAACCTATGATAGAGGAACGTTAATTCTACATCCACCGCCAAGAGGTAAAGCATGGATTGACTACGCTACTTGGGACGATCGCATCGAAAAATTTCGCATTCAGGCTTTAGACTATCGTTACTTAATAGAAACCTTACAGAGTGAGGATATTGACCTAATTGACTCAGCAAAAGAATTTTATCCTTTAGACATAAAATTACAGGGTCATAAAACTCCTTACCCCCACCAGCAAGAAGCCTTAGAAGCATGGAAACAAGCTCAGAGACAAGGAGTTGTAGTATTACCAACGGCGGCAGGAAAAACTTTTTTGGCTCAAATGGCCATCGCATCTACTCCTAGAACAACTTTAATTGTAGTACCAACATTAGATTTGATGCACCAATGGTATGCGGAAATAAAGGCTTCCTTTAGTAATATAGAAGTAGGATTATTAGGAGGAGGTTCTCATGATCGCACCCCCATCTTGATTGCAACCTATCATAGTGCCGCAATTCATGCCAAAACTTTAGGGAATCATTACGGACTGCTAATTTTTGATGAGTGTCATCATTTGCCCACAGACTTTTTTCAAGTTATAGCAGAAGAATCTATTGCACCTTATCGCTTAGGTTTAACCGCAACCCCAGAAAGAGAAGATGGCGGCCACCATTATTTAAACCGTTTAATAGGCTCAGTTATTTACCGTAAAACCCCTGAAGAATTATCAGGAAAAACTCTTGCTCAACATCAAGTTATTTCTTTAAAAGTCAAACTGAAAAAAGAAGAAAAACAACGTTATGAACAGGCAATAAAAACAAGAAATAATTTCTTAAAAGAGAATAATATTTCCCTGTCAAGTTTGCAAGGATGGCAACTTTTTGTTCAGGCTAGTTGTCGCTCAAATCAAGGTAGAAAAGCAATGTTAGCCCATAGAGAAGCAAAAGAAATTTCTATGGGAACTCAAGGTAAATTAAGACTATTAACTGAATTAATAGAAAAGCATTATCCTGATAAAATTCTCATTTTTACTAATGATAATAATACTGTATATAAAATTTCTCAAGAGTATTTAATTCCTGCAATTACCTATCAAACTCCAGTGAAAGAAAGACATGAAATTCTCCAGAAATATAAAGAAGGAGATTATAAAATAATTGTTGCTTCTCATGTGTTAAATGAAGGGGTTGATGTGCCTTCTGCTAAGATAGCAATAATTTTATCAGGTACTGGTTCAACAAGGGAATATATTCAAAGATTAGGAAGAATTTTAAGAAAGGCAAATCAAGGGGAAAAATTCGCAATTTTGTATGAAATAGTGGCGGAAGATACCAGTGAGGAAAAAACTTCTGCAAGAAGAAAAGGAGAAAGTAATTACTCAGTCAATAAACCTGACAAAAAACAAGGGGAAATTCTTTTTTATCCTCAAATCAATCACGGCTTCAAGGTGGCAGAGTCTAAAACTATATGGGGGGAAGAAGAGTAG